The following coding sequences are from one Methanococcoides orientis window:
- the hdrB gene encoding CoB--CoM heterodisulfide reductase subunit B, producing the protein MANVSLFLGCVIPNRYPGIEKSTKLCLDKLGVDCVDLKGASCCPAPGVLRSFDKATWLALAGRNIALSEELDRDLLTICNGCYGSLADANHEVKADEQLKKDVNTHLGKIGRSIKGSHDVRHITEFLYKEVGSEKIRDIITHPLELRVAVHYGCHLLKPSKGRIGSSVERPSFFDELVEATGAQSVEYPDKMECCGAGGGVRSALPDEALALTGHKLSMIESAGVDCIVNACPFCHMQLDVGQVDLNEKNGTSHNIPVLHYTQLLGLALGYSVEDLGIDLNAVVDLEFLEKILSDS; encoded by the coding sequence ATGGCAAATGTATCACTTTTTCTGGGGTGTGTGATCCCTAATCGTTATCCTGGAATTGAAAAGAGCACGAAGCTCTGCCTTGATAAGCTTGGAGTAGACTGTGTAGACCTGAAAGGCGCATCATGCTGTCCTGCTCCGGGTGTGCTCCGTTCCTTTGACAAAGCCACCTGGCTTGCCCTGGCCGGCAGGAACATTGCATTATCTGAAGAGCTGGATCGCGACCTGTTAACGATCTGCAATGGTTGCTATGGCTCACTTGCTGATGCAAATCATGAGGTCAAGGCAGATGAGCAGCTTAAAAAAGACGTGAACACCCATCTTGGAAAGATCGGAAGGAGCATCAAGGGTAGCCATGATGTCCGTCACATCACTGAATTTTTGTACAAGGAAGTAGGTTCGGAGAAGATCCGTGATATCATTACTCATCCACTGGAGCTGAGAGTTGCTGTGCACTATGGGTGCCATCTGTTGAAACCGTCTAAAGGACGTATTGGTTCAAGTGTAGAGAGGCCATCGTTCTTTGATGAACTTGTGGAAGCTACAGGTGCACAAAGCGTGGAGTATCCTGATAAGATGGAATGCTGCGGGGCCGGTGGAGGTGTACGTTCCGCATTACCTGACGAAGCTCTTGCACTTACTGGTCACAAGTTGTCCATGATCGAATCTGCAGGAGTTGACTGCATCGTGAACGCATGTCCCTTCTGCCATATGCAGCTGGATGTTGGACAGGTGGACCTTAATGAGAAAAATGGTACCTCTCACAATATTCCTGTGCTCCACTACACACAGCTTCTGGGATTAGCTCTTGGTTATTCTGTAGAGGACTTGGGGATCGACCTTAATGCAGTAGTGGACCTTGAATTTCTTGAAAAGATACTGTCAGATTCCTGA
- the mtrG gene encoding tetrahydromethanopterin S-methyltransferase subunit MtrG yields the protein MSDGKSATASVVTDPADFNEVLEKLNEIDEKIEFVNSEIAQRIGKKVGRDIGIIYGAVAGILMFLIYISISPILI from the coding sequence ATGAGCGATGGAAAAAGCGCAACAGCAAGTGTTGTAACAGACCCTGCAGATTTCAACGAGGTTCTTGAGAAGCTCAATGAGATCGACGAAAAGATCGAATTCGTAAACAGTGAGATCGCACAGAGGATCGGAAAGAAAGTAGGAAGAGACATAGGAATCATATACGGAGCAGTCGCTGGTATATTGATGTTCCTCATCTACATTTCAATATCCCCGATACTCATCTGA
- a CDS encoding class II glutamine amidotransferase translates to MCGIIGVIDRKRALMDGSSIRDALSLMNERGSGEGAGYAAYGIYPDYQDCYAIHVFFDNIVEPKSQLDHMLHKWGRIVHQEAIPTYEQEGLKRSHIPWRYFFKPYSDLMAGSSTPEDDVMKYIVMETNSNIQGALIFSSGKNMGVFKASGWPEDVANFYRIEDYKGYIWLAHNRYPTNTPGWWGGAHPFNLLDWAVVHNGEITSYGTNRRYVESNGYTCSMFTDTEVVAYLFDLLGRRHGLPEDIVVKALAPPFWDEIDNMPEKEQELNHAIRLTYGPALMNGPFAIVVATHEGIVGFTDRIKLRPLVIGENGNRLYISSEEAAIRVMDPEVQNIHMPRAGEPVIGRLNV, encoded by the coding sequence ATGTGTGGAATTATAGGTGTGATCGACAGGAAAAGGGCACTAATGGATGGATCCAGTATTCGCGATGCACTGAGTCTTATGAATGAAAGAGGAAGTGGAGAAGGTGCAGGCTATGCAGCATATGGCATATACCCTGATTACCAGGACTGCTATGCGATCCATGTATTCTTTGACAACATTGTGGAACCAAAGTCCCAGCTTGATCATATGCTCCACAAATGGGGCCGTATCGTACACCAGGAAGCCATACCAACATACGAGCAGGAAGGACTTAAAAGGAGCCACATCCCCTGGAGATACTTCTTCAAGCCTTACAGTGACCTGATGGCAGGAAGTTCGACCCCTGAAGATGATGTCATGAAGTACATTGTCATGGAAACAAATTCCAACATACAGGGAGCACTGATATTCTCATCTGGAAAGAACATGGGTGTTTTCAAAGCTTCCGGCTGGCCCGAGGATGTTGCCAACTTCTATCGCATTGAGGACTACAAAGGATACATCTGGCTTGCACACAACCGTTATCCAACCAACACCCCGGGATGGTGGGGGGGAGCGCATCCGTTCAACCTTCTTGACTGGGCAGTAGTGCACAACGGAGAGATCACCTCATACGGCACGAACAGACGTTATGTTGAAAGCAATGGATACACCTGCAGTATGTTCACAGATACCGAAGTAGTGGCATACCTTTTCGATCTTCTCGGCAGAAGACACGGGCTTCCGGAAGACATTGTGGTAAAAGCACTTGCACCACCATTCTGGGACGAGATCGATAACATGCCCGAAAAGGAGCAGGAACTCAACCACGCGATCCGCCTTACCTACGGACCTGCCCTCATGAACGGACCATTCGCGATCGTTGTGGCCACACATGAAGGAATAGTAGGATTTACGGACAGGATCAAGCTCAGACCACTGGTAATCGGAGAGAACGGAAACCGGCTTTACATCTCAAGCGAGGAAGCTGCCATCCGCGTCATGGACCCTGAAGTACAGAACATTCACATGCCAAGAGCAGGAGAACCTGTCATCGGGAGGTTGAACGTATGA
- the mtrH gene encoding tetrahydromethanopterin S-methyltransferase subunit H codes for MFKFDKKQEVFEVGGVKFGGQPGQYPTVLIGSMFYNRHNIVTDEDEGVFNKEAADNLWNHMLEMTDVTGNPCVNQIVGETPQAIKKYIDWFVAEDDKTPFLIDSSAGEVRAAAAEYVTEIGVADRAIYNSINGSIHDDEIEAIRKSDIDASIVLAFNATDPTVKGKLEVLESGGPGQSMGMLDIAKDCGITKPLVDVAATPLGAGAGASMRAVVAVKGHFGLPVGGGYHNLASAWDWMKEYKKQFETKEQRKAVYMPADIGTNLVPQTLGSNFQLFGPIENTDTVYPATALVDIILAETAKELGLEIMDENHPINKLV; via the coding sequence ATGTTTAAATTTGACAAGAAACAGGAAGTATTCGAGGTTGGAGGCGTCAAGTTCGGCGGTCAGCCTGGCCAGTACCCAACAGTTCTGATCGGTTCAATGTTCTACAACAGACACAACATCGTGACCGACGAAGATGAGGGAGTTTTCAACAAGGAAGCAGCAGACAATCTCTGGAACCACATGCTTGAGATGACTGACGTAACCGGTAACCCATGTGTTAACCAGATCGTCGGTGAAACACCACAGGCAATCAAGAAGTACATCGACTGGTTCGTTGCAGAGGATGATAAGACACCATTCCTTATCGACTCTTCAGCAGGAGAAGTACGTGCAGCAGCAGCTGAGTACGTAACAGAGATCGGTGTAGCTGACAGGGCTATCTACAACTCTATCAACGGTAGTATCCACGACGATGAGATCGAGGCTATCAGAAAGAGTGACATCGATGCTTCAATCGTCCTTGCATTCAACGCAACAGACCCAACCGTCAAAGGAAAGCTCGAAGTCCTTGAGTCCGGTGGACCAGGTCAGAGCATGGGTATGCTCGACATCGCAAAGGACTGTGGAATCACAAAGCCACTCGTAGACGTAGCTGCAACTCCACTCGGAGCAGGTGCAGGTGCATCCATGAGAGCAGTCGTCGCTGTAAAGGGACACTTCGGTCTCCCTGTTGGCGGTGGATACCACAACCTTGCATCCGCATGGGACTGGATGAAGGAATACAAGAAGCAGTTCGAAACAAAAGAACAGCGCAAGGCAGTATACATGCCAGCAGATATCGGAACAAACCTTGTCCCACAGACACTCGGTTCCAACTTCCAGCTGTTCGGTCCTATCGAGAACACTGACACAGTCTACCCTGCAACCGCACTCGTAGACATCATCCTTGCTGAGACCGCAAAAGAACTCGGTCTTGAAATCATGGATGAGAACCACCCAATCAACAAACTGGTTTAA
- the glnA gene encoding type I glutamate--ammonia ligase: MTNSDKKIQTKEEVLEAITECDVKFIRTQFTDTLGMIKSWAIPSENLEDAFNDGVMFDGSSIEGFTRIEESDMMLMPDPTTFNILPWRPSEGAVARIIGDVKLPDGTPFQGDPRYILKRGIEQAKDMGFTMNVGPELEFFLFKLDEHGNPTTELTDYGGYFDFAPLDRAQDVRREIDYALEHMGFKLEASHHEVAPSQHEIDFRFGDVLTTADSVVTFKYVVKSIAYHKGYYATFMPKPLFGVNGSGMHANQSLMTEDGKNAFYDPEAENGLSENARYYIGGLLDHIGEFTAITNPVVNSYKRLVPGYEAPIYITWSDSNRSSLIRIPAARGKGTRVELRNPDPSCNPYLAFAVMLEAGLDGIRNKIEPGESLRMNIFELSEKEREDMGIESLPGNLKAAIDKMNKSKFVRNALGDHVFENYLAAKTAEWDAYKARVHQWELDTYLSIL, from the coding sequence ATGACAAACTCTGACAAAAAGATACAGACCAAGGAAGAAGTTCTGGAAGCAATTACCGAATGTGATGTGAAGTTCATCAGAACACAGTTCACCGACACATTGGGAATGATCAAAAGCTGGGCGATCCCTTCAGAGAACCTGGAAGATGCCTTCAATGACGGTGTCATGTTCGATGGCTCATCCATCGAAGGTTTCACAAGGATCGAAGAATCGGATATGATGCTCATGCCCGACCCGACCACCTTCAACATACTCCCATGGAGACCATCTGAAGGTGCAGTGGCACGCATCATCGGTGATGTCAAACTTCCTGACGGGACACCTTTCCAGGGAGATCCAAGATACATCCTAAAGAGAGGTATAGAGCAGGCAAAGGACATGGGGTTCACCATGAACGTCGGACCGGAACTCGAGTTCTTCCTTTTCAAACTGGACGAGCATGGCAATCCAACTACCGAACTGACAGACTATGGCGGATATTTCGACTTTGCACCACTGGACAGGGCTCAGGACGTTCGCAGGGAAATCGACTATGCCCTCGAACACATGGGATTCAAGCTTGAAGCTTCCCATCATGAAGTTGCACCCTCACAACATGAGATCGACTTCAGGTTTGGAGATGTACTGACCACAGCAGACAGTGTTGTGACATTTAAATACGTGGTCAAGTCCATTGCATACCACAAAGGATACTATGCGACATTCATGCCAAAACCACTATTCGGAGTGAATGGCTCAGGAATGCACGCAAACCAGTCCCTGATGACAGAGGACGGGAAGAATGCGTTCTACGATCCTGAAGCAGAGAACGGTCTTTCGGAGAACGCCAGATACTACATCGGCGGTCTGCTTGACCACATCGGCGAATTTACAGCCATCACAAATCCGGTTGTAAACTCTTACAAACGCCTCGTACCGGGCTATGAGGCACCGATATACATCACATGGTCCGACAGCAACAGAAGTTCACTCATCCGCATCCCTGCTGCAAGAGGCAAGGGCACCCGTGTGGAACTCAGGAACCCTGACCCGTCATGTAACCCATACCTGGCATTTGCAGTTATGCTGGAAGCAGGACTTGATGGTATCAGGAACAAGATCGAGCCAGGAGAATCACTCAGGATGAACATCTTTGAGCTTAGTGAAAAAGAAAGAGAGGATATGGGGATCGAGTCACTGCCCGGCAACCTGAAGGCAGCTATCGACAAAATGAACAAGAGCAAATTCGTGAGAAACGCTCTTGGAGACCATGTATTCGAAAATTATCTCGCTGCAAAGACTGCGGAGTGGGATGCTTACAAGGCACGTGTGCATCAATGGGAACTTGACACGTACCTCAGTATATTGTAA
- a CDS encoding tetrahydromethanopterin S-methyltransferase subunit F, translated as MAEEIEGQGVPMVISPQMGAIESVVERIRYRAQLIARNQKLDSGVNATAATGFIVGFAFAVLMVLILPLIIWQVGGVI; from the coding sequence ATGGCAGAAGAAATAGAAGGACAAGGAGTCCCAATGGTCATCAGCCCACAGATGGGCGCCATTGAAAGCGTTGTCGAAAGAATTCGATACAGGGCTCAGCTTATTGCAAGGAACCAGAAGCTCGACTCCGGAGTTAATGCTACAGCTGCAACCGGTTTCATTGTCGGTTTCGCATTTGCAGTGCTTATGGTACTGATACTCCCATTGATCATCTGGCAAGTAGGTGGTGTAATATGA
- the hdrC gene encoding CoB--CoM heterodisulfide reductase subunit C, with the protein MSIRNEPNVLSRMEKTGSDILKCMHCGVCSGSCPSGRHTSLNVRKLLKKARNDTAVLSDDSLWMCTTCYNCQERCPRGIDIVDAIFEIRTLAVHEGIIYPEHRMVGELLLEHGHAVPINEENRAKREALGLDPLPPTVHSFPEGLEEVKKLLASCKFDELMSEK; encoded by the coding sequence ATGTCTATCAGAAATGAACCGAATGTACTTTCCCGAATGGAAAAGACCGGCTCTGACATTTTAAAATGTATGCATTGTGGTGTCTGCAGCGGTAGCTGTCCCTCGGGAAGGCATACAAGCCTGAATGTCAGAAAGCTCCTGAAGAAGGCACGGAATGATACGGCAGTTCTTTCTGATGATTCCTTGTGGATGTGCACTACCTGTTACAATTGTCAGGAAAGGTGCCCTCGTGGGATAGACATTGTTGATGCTATATTCGAGATACGCACACTTGCTGTTCACGAAGGTATCATTTACCCTGAGCACCGGATGGTGGGTGAATTGCTGCTGGAACACGGGCATGCTGTCCCCATTAACGAAGAGAACAGGGCAAAAAGAGAAGCTCTGGGGCTTGATCCGCTACCACCCACAGTTCACAGTTTCCCTGAAGGGCTGGAAGAGGTTAAGAAATTGCTGGCATCATGTAAGTTCGATGAATTGATGTCCGAAAAATGA
- a CDS encoding glutamate synthase-related protein — protein MSLGSVPLKYKITIDREQCMHCMRCIDNCSYGVYHKEDDRIIIDSRKCTACHHCISMCPRDAISLQERPVDYRSHPLWTAEAREDIINQARTGKIILAGMGNAKPYPVIFDRLVLDACQVTNPSIDPLREPMELRTYLGKKPSKLEIDKKDNGDVELLTKLTPNLKLETPIMIGHMSYGAISLNAQLSLAKAVEKTGTFMGTGEGGLHEAIYPYQKNMIVQVASGRFGVDINYLERGAAIEIKIGQGAKPGIGGHLPGEKVCQDVSCTRMIPLGSDAISPAPHHDIYSIEDLAQLVRSLKEATEWKKPVFVKIAAVHNAAAIAAGIARSSADAVVIDGFRGGSGATPKVFRDNVGIPIEAAVASVDQKLKDQGIRNKISVIASGGIRNSADIAKSIALGADAVYIGTGALIAMGCRVCGQCYRGMCPWGIATQRPDLVERLDPEAESEHVANLIRSWTLELSELMGAAGINSIESLRSNRSRLRGYMLDEGTLDVLQVKPVGA, from the coding sequence ATGAGCCTTGGAAGCGTACCCCTGAAATACAAGATTACCATCGACCGCGAGCAGTGCATGCACTGTATGAGGTGTATCGATAACTGTTCGTACGGAGTTTACCACAAGGAAGATGACAGGATAATCATCGATTCCCGAAAGTGTACAGCTTGCCATCACTGTATCTCCATGTGCCCAAGGGATGCAATATCCCTGCAGGAAAGACCTGTGGATTACCGCAGCCACCCCCTCTGGACAGCTGAGGCACGTGAGGACATCATCAACCAGGCACGTACAGGAAAGATCATCCTTGCAGGAATGGGGAATGCAAAACCTTATCCGGTGATCTTCGACAGGCTTGTGCTGGATGCCTGCCAGGTAACAAACCCGAGTATCGACCCGCTGCGTGAACCCATGGAGCTTCGAACATACCTTGGAAAGAAGCCGTCAAAACTTGAGATAGACAAGAAGGATAATGGTGATGTCGAACTGCTCACCAAACTCACTCCAAACCTCAAGCTTGAAACTCCCATAATGATCGGGCACATGAGCTATGGTGCCATCAGCCTGAACGCACAGCTAAGCCTTGCAAAAGCTGTGGAAAAGACCGGTACGTTCATGGGAACCGGAGAAGGAGGACTTCATGAAGCGATCTACCCGTACCAGAAGAACATGATAGTCCAGGTGGCATCCGGACGTTTCGGTGTGGACATCAACTACCTCGAAAGGGGAGCAGCCATAGAGATCAAGATCGGACAGGGTGCAAAGCCCGGTATCGGCGGACACCTTCCTGGAGAAAAGGTATGTCAGGACGTTTCCTGCACCCGTATGATACCTCTTGGAAGTGACGCTATCAGCCCTGCACCTCATCATGACATATACAGCATAGAGGACCTCGCACAACTTGTGAGAAGCCTAAAGGAAGCTACCGAGTGGAAGAAACCTGTGTTCGTGAAGATAGCAGCTGTGCACAATGCTGCGGCAATTGCAGCAGGTATTGCACGTTCCTCGGCAGATGCTGTGGTGATAGACGGATTCCGCGGAGGTAGCGGAGCAACACCAAAGGTCTTCAGGGACAATGTAGGCATCCCGATCGAGGCAGCCGTTGCAAGTGTTGACCAGAAGCTCAAGGACCAGGGCATCAGGAACAAGATCTCGGTCATTGCAAGTGGCGGCATCCGCAATAGTGCGGATATTGCGAAATCCATCGCCCTTGGAGCAGACGCCGTTTACATCGGAACTGGAGCACTCATAGCAATGGGATGCCGTGTTTGTGGGCAGTGTTACAGAGGTATGTGTCCATGGGGTATCGCAACCCAGAGGCCGGACCTTGTAGAACGCCTTGACCCAGAGGCAGAATCCGAGCATGTGGCAAACCTCATCCGCTCATGGACACTCGAGCTTAGCGAGCTGATGGGAGCTGCCGGCATCAACAGTATTGAAAGCCTGAGAAGCAACAGAAGCCGCCTGCGAGGATATATGCTGGACGAAGGGACACTGGATGTCCTGCAGGTCAAACCGGTAGGGGCCTGA
- a CDS encoding tetrahydromethanopterin S-methyltransferase subunit B: MSMVHVAPEAHLVLDPLTSVLAEEREDIICYSMDPVMEQIDELDKIADDLINSLSPDRKLLNSYPGREQTALKAGFYGNTFYGVVVGLIFSGMVALAIYILSLIGGF, encoded by the coding sequence ATGAGCATGGTACACGTAGCACCAGAAGCACATCTTGTACTGGACCCACTTACATCAGTCCTTGCAGAAGAGCGTGAAGACATCATCTGTTACTCAATGGATCCAGTCATGGAACAGATCGATGAACTTGACAAGATCGCTGATGATCTGATCAATTCACTCTCACCTGACAGGAAGCTATTGAACTCATACCCAGGAAGGGAACAGACAGCACTCAAAGCCGGTTTCTACGGTAACACTTTCTATGGTGTTGTTGTCGGTCTGATCTTCTCAGGTATGGTTGCATTGGCTATTTACATACTCAGTCTGATCGGAGGATTCTAA
- the mtrC gene encoding tetrahydromethanopterin S-methyltransferase subunit MtrC produces the protein MSAGGAGGEATGGIPQNTLIAVGALGGLIAAYAGHFLVQAAGPAFAFIGALGAICAIVWGGAAVRRVASYGLGTGVPSIGMMALGMGVVASMFGLAVGGIAGPIVAFITASIIGLVIGALANRVLGMGIPIMEQSMTEIAGAGALTIIGLSVAMTGTFMFDAVLETVVATGYIAVIFIAGGMAILHPFNANLGPDEQQDRTLTTGVEKGAIAMIVAGIVATVSTDASAIPTIVIGIALWYVAFRKYVELVNRDAYKVLGTGLLPSEEELE, from the coding sequence ATGTCAGCAGGAGGAGCTGGTGGAGAAGCCACCGGAGGTATTCCACAGAACACATTGATCGCTGTCGGAGCGCTTGGCGGACTCATTGCCGCATACGCAGGACACTTCCTTGTACAGGCTGCAGGACCAGCATTCGCATTTATTGGCGCTCTTGGAGCGATCTGTGCGATCGTTTGGGGCGGTGCAGCAGTAAGACGTGTAGCAAGCTACGGTCTTGGTACCGGTGTACCATCCATTGGTATGATGGCACTTGGTATGGGAGTTGTCGCATCTATGTTCGGACTTGCCGTTGGTGGCATTGCCGGACCTATCGTCGCATTCATAACAGCATCCATTATTGGACTCGTTATTGGTGCACTCGCTAACAGAGTACTTGGAATGGGTATTCCTATTATGGAACAGTCCATGACAGAGATCGCTGGAGCAGGCGCACTTACCATCATTGGACTCAGTGTCGCAATGACAGGTACTTTCATGTTCGATGCTGTACTGGAAACCGTTGTAGCAACAGGATACATCGCTGTGATCTTCATCGCAGGCGGTATGGCGATCCTTCACCCATTCAATGCAAACCTTGGTCCTGATGAACAGCAGGACAGGACACTCACAACAGGTGTTGAGAAAGGTGCTATCGCAATGATCGTTGCAGGTATCGTCGCAACTGTATCAACCGATGCATCAGCTATACCAACTATCGTGATCGGTATTGCTCTGTGGTATGTTGCATTCAGGAAATACGTTGAACTCGTTAACAGGGACGCATACAAGGTACTTGGAACAGGTCTCCTGCCATCCGAGGAGGAATTAGAATGA
- the mtrA gene encoding tetrahydromethanopterin S-methyltransferase subunit A, protein MADKREPADGWPTLKGEYEIGDVKNCVAVITCGSHLPGAPQLEAGAAITGPCKTENLGLEKVVAQIISNPNIRFLIVTGSEVKGHITGEAFMMIHKNGVSDNRIVGATGAIPYVENLSDEAVERFQQQVEPIEMIGTEDMGQIIAKIKECVAKDPGAFDAEPMLIEVGEAGGEEEEEAGGLKPMAAEIATIRNRILDIDREMVIAGNWNKYHAGVHAGKVEGIMIGLAITLSLLGLLLFGR, encoded by the coding sequence ATGGCAGATAAAAGAGAACCAGCAGATGGTTGGCCAACCCTCAAAGGTGAATATGAGATAGGGGACGTTAAGAACTGCGTCGCAGTCATCACCTGTGGATCACACCTGCCAGGAGCACCTCAATTAGAAGCAGGAGCTGCTATCACAGGTCCATGTAAAACAGAGAACCTTGGTCTGGAAAAAGTAGTTGCACAGATTATCTCAAACCCTAACATCAGATTCCTCATTGTAACAGGTTCTGAAGTAAAGGGACACATTACTGGTGAAGCATTCATGATGATCCACAAGAACGGTGTCAGTGACAACCGTATTGTTGGAGCAACAGGTGCAATTCCATATGTTGAGAACCTGAGCGATGAAGCAGTCGAAAGGTTCCAGCAACAGGTAGAGCCTATCGAAATGATCGGTACCGAAGATATGGGACAGATCATTGCAAAGATAAAGGAATGTGTAGCAAAAGACCCTGGAGCCTTTGATGCTGAACCTATGCTCATCGAAGTCGGCGAAGCTGGCGGCGAAGAGGAAGAAGAGGCTGGCGGACTTAAGCCAATGGCAGCTGAGATCGCAACCATCAGGAACAGGATCCTTGACATTGACAGGGAAATGGTCATTGCCGGTAACTGGAACAAGTACCACGCAGGTGTACACGCGGGTAAGGTCGAAGGTATCATGATCGGTCTTGCAATTACGCTGTCACTACTTGGCCTATTGTTATTCGGGAGGTAA
- a CDS encoding DUF4139 domain-containing protein codes for MNRNKLLIIIFATIFIAGMIALAPNAIKNDDPLTISHTSVVTKTHPSDLLFELASASPMTGSTEVTVYNQDLALVKEKRDITLKNGYNHVQYSDVASRIDPTSVILESPDEPGIFVVEQNYEYDLVSSSKLLDKYIDREITVTDPEGNEYQGTLLSHGDGMILRTRDGVVTLSEVAKVEYPDIAGLLTKPTLVWQVYSPVSGNRDIWTSYLTGGMSWKANYIIKNNPDDSMVDIDGWVTIDNKAGTSFNDASLKLIAGDINRASNDRTVFSGFYYDMAATDGPAEQFEEESFFEYHMYTLDRHTNLNDNEIKQISLLSANNVPVTKEYLYDGVQEDKVRVTLAMNNSEATGLGIPLPKGVVRVYKADSQNQLQFLGEDSIDHTPADEKMSVSVGYAFDIIGERKRSEYKKISDRMYRVTNNIELRNHKSDAATITVVEHLSGDWEMISNSHHYTKIDSNTIEFELTVPADSSATITYTEEYSY; via the coding sequence ATGAATCGAAATAAATTACTAATTATCATCTTTGCTACCATATTCATTGCAGGCATGATAGCACTGGCACCAAATGCCATCAAAAATGATGATCCTCTGACCATATCCCACACATCGGTCGTTACAAAGACCCATCCATCCGACCTCCTGTTCGAACTTGCATCAGCAAGCCCGATGACCGGCAGTACAGAGGTCACAGTCTATAACCAGGACCTTGCACTTGTCAAAGAAAAGAGGGACATTACCCTCAAGAACGGATACAATCATGTGCAATACAGCGATGTGGCATCCAGGATCGATCCAACCTCCGTGATACTTGAATCCCCGGATGAACCTGGCATATTCGTGGTAGAGCAGAACTACGAGTACGACCTCGTCAGCAGCAGCAAACTCCTTGACAAATACATCGACCGGGAGATCACAGTCACCGATCCTGAAGGCAATGAATACCAGGGAACTTTACTGAGTCATGGGGACGGCATGATACTCAGAACCAGAGATGGAGTTGTTACCCTATCAGAGGTCGCAAAGGTGGAGTACCCCGACATTGCAGGCTTGCTGACCAAGCCCACACTTGTCTGGCAAGTCTATTCTCCTGTTTCTGGAAATCGTGACATATGGACATCCTACCTAACAGGAGGAATGAGCTGGAAAGCAAACTACATCATAAAAAACAATCCGGATGACAGTATGGTCGATATTGATGGGTGGGTGACCATCGATAACAAGGCAGGAACATCTTTCAATGACGCAAGCCTCAAGCTCATTGCAGGAGACATTAACAGGGCATCAAATGATAGGACAGTATTCAGTGGATTCTATTATGATATGGCAGCAACGGATGGTCCAGCGGAACAGTTCGAAGAGGAGTCCTTCTTCGAGTACCATATGTATACTCTGGACCGTCACACTAACCTGAACGACAACGAAATAAAACAGATATCACTGCTTTCCGCAAACAATGTTCCTGTCACCAAAGAATACCTGTATGACGGAGTGCAGGAAGACAAGGTGAGGGTCACCCTTGCAATGAACAATTCTGAAGCCACCGGTCTTGGGATACCCCTGCCAAAAGGTGTTGTCAGGGTTTACAAGGCAGATTCTCAGAATCAACTCCAGTTCCTTGGAGAAGATTCCATTGACCACACACCTGCTGATGAAAAAATGAGTGTATCGGTAGGATATGCCTTTGACATCATAGGAGAAAGGAAAAGGAGCGAGTACAAGAAGATATCTGACCGCATGTACCGTGTAACCAACAACATAGAGTTGCGTAACCACAAGTCAGATGCTGCCACTATCACAGTAGTAGAACATCTAAGCGGAGACTGGGAAATGATATCCAATTCACATCATTACACAAAGATAGATTCAAACACTATTGAATTTGAGTTGACAGTACCGGCAGACAGTAGTGCGACCATCACATACACAGAAGAGTATAGCTATTAA